The following DNA comes from Mucilaginibacter jinjuensis.
GTTACATGGGTATCCATTCTGCATCCGCATCAGAGAAGGAGTGGGTTTGGTATGGGCAATTGGTTGGCGCAGTTTTCAGCGATCATCCGGAGCCGCAATCAGGAGTAGTGGTAGTTGCTGACGCTAAAGATCCTTCAACCAAAAACTTACCGGCAAGGTGGCCGTGGAAAAATGAGTGGTACAATTTTAAAGAAGTGCCGCACGATGTGCATGTATTATTAATGGCCGATGAAACTACCTACAAGGGTGGTAAGAACGGTGTGTATCATCCATTGGCTTGGTATCACCAATTTGATGGTGGCCGGGCTTTTTATACCGCGCTTGGCCATTTTGATGAGGCTTACTCAAATCCTTTATATCTCGGGCATATTCTGGCAGGGATACAATATGCCATGGGAAATCATGTGAGTTTAAATTATAACAAGGTTAAAACGTCGAGGTATCATGAATAACTATCATTACGATGCCATTGTGATTGGCTCGGGTATTTCGGGTGGATGGGCAGCTAAGGAGCTGACGGAGAAAGGTCTAAAAGTGCTTCTGCTTGATCGCGGCCGAAACATTGAACATATTAAGGATTATACCAACGCCAACAAAGCACCCTGGGAACTACCGCATCGCGATGCACCTACACAACAAGCTATGGGGGATAGGCCAGTAGTTTATAAAAGCGGCGCATTAAATGAATCGAACCCCGATTATTGGGCGAATGAAAAGGAAAACCCATATACCCAGATCAAGCCTTATACCTGGCGAAGGGGCTACCAAATTGGCGGCCGCTCCTTAACCTGGGGCAGGCAGAGTTACCGCTGGAGCGATTTTGATTTTGAAGCCAATTTAAAAGATGGCGTTGGGGTTGACTGGCCTGTGCGTTATAAAGATATTGCACCCTGGTACGATTATGTAGAACGCTTTGCCGGTATCAGCGGATCACATGAAAACCTCCCTCAACTGCCCGACGGCCAGTTTTTACCGCCAATGGAGATGAATGTTTTGGAGAAAGATGTGGCGGCACGCATAGCTAAATTATACCCCAATGAACGCAGAATGATCATTGGCCGTACCGCTAATCTCACCGTTCCTTTGCATGGACGAACCAATTGCCAGTACCGTAATCGCTGTGCTTTGGGCTGCCCGTTTGGTGGGTATTTCAGCACACAGGCAGCCACATTGCCAGCCGCTATGGCAACCGGGAATTTGACGGTGAGGCCATGGTCTATCGTTACGCAGATATTGTATGACAAGGATACTAAGAAAGCTAAAGGGGTAGAGGTGCTGGATGCAGAAACCAAACTTACTTATCAATACACCGCCAAAATAGTTTTCCTGAATGCCTCGACATTTAACAGCGCCTGGATCCTGATGCATTCGGCAACTGATATATGGCCGGGTGGATTGGGCAGCAGCAGTAATGAGTTAGGGCATAATATTATGGATCACCATGTAGGCGGAGGTGCTGCGGGCATTGCAGAGGGTTATGGCGATAAATATTATTACGGGCGGCGTGCTAATGGCATTTATATCCCACGGTATAGAAATTTGTTTAACGAGAAAAGGGATTATGTACGGGGTTTCGGTTACCAGGGTGGGGCGGGCCGTGAAACCTGGAGCCGGGAAATCCCGGAGATACAGGTTGGCGGAGATTTTAAGGATGCACTGGCCGAGCCTGGGCAATGGTCTATGTCTATCGTAAGCTTTGGTGAGGTATTACCTTACCACGAAAACAAGTTGACCATAGATAAAAGCATTAAAGACAAATGGGGCCTCGATACACTTGCTATTGACATGGAGTTGAAGGACAACGAGCGCAAAATGGAGATCGACATGGAAGCTGATGCTATTGAAATGTTAGAGAAAGCCGGTTTACAAAACGTAAAAGGTTTTGAACGTCACAAAAACATAGGTGCCACACACGAAATGGGTTCAGCACGGATGGGGTACGATGCTAAAACATCCGTATTAAACAAATGGAACCAGGTTTGGGATGCACCCAATGTATTTGTAACCGATGGTTCATTTATGGCCTCATCATCATGTGTAAACCCATCATTAACCTACATGGCGTTTACAGCACGTGCTGCTAATTATGCTGTTGAACAGTTGAAAATGGGGGCTTTATAAGTTTATATAATACTTATAATCCCTTTAGTAAAAGCGGATATAATTGGGTTGGTCAGCCTGTTATTATCAATAAATAAGCCCCATTCATTTCTTTTAGCAATTACTCTCCAACGATGCCAATTTTCGAGCCGTTGGGGTTGGTTTATAACCATTAATGGTAATAGCTCAACCCATTTTCTGCATGTACTATCCGGGGAGTTGCGATACCGGTTATTTCGTCAGCTATCCGCCGACTCCAAGTTTAGATATTTGCTGTTGCATAATAATTACCGTGATTTTCTAAATACTAATGATAAATATTCTTTTATCAGGATATCATTAGGATATAAAATTTGATTGTATAAGTACTTTAGTGTAAACAGAATAATTGTGGTTAATCAACTTGTTGTTTTCAGTCCATAAGAATTTCTGTTTGATAGTAGGTGGTGGAAGATTTGCAATCAAAAAAAAGACTTCGAAAAAAAGTAGGTTAGCTCTTTTCGGGAGGGTTAAAACAAAAAAGACTCGCTGGTAATCAGCGAGTCTTTTTTTGTTCAAGTACTCAGATCGGGAATCGAACCATCTGTGTAGCGTGTTGTTTATCAGTTATTTATAACTGTATTTGTAAAGCACTCACCGAATCACTCACTGACTCGTAAATATTACTAACCGTTATTTAAAGATAAGAAAATTTGATCTTACATGTAAATAAAGTGGAAAAAAACCGGAAAGCACGACTTTGTGAATTGAGGTGCTGGAGGGATTAGAGGAAGTGATGTTGTTTGCTAAATCACAAAGGGTTATTTTTTTCCTGTCGCGGCCCATAAAATACCAGCATACAAATGGTCTAAAAAAGCAGGTTCGCTAAAATTGGTTGGTAAGTGGCCCAAGGCTGTATAAAATGCCCGACCGCCATCATACTCATGGTACCATG
Coding sequences within:
- a CDS encoding ThuA domain-containing protein produces the protein MNKLITGIAIMCLLNTIAQAQSLQKRILVFGKTTRYHHESIPAGMAAIQKLGKLNGFAVDTTTNATYFTEDSLKKYAAVVFLSTSGNLLDTVQKTDFRRYIEAGGGYMGIHSASASEKEWVWYGQLVGAVFSDHPEPQSGVVVVADAKDPSTKNLPARWPWKNEWYNFKEVPHDVHVLLMADETTYKGGKNGVYHPLAWYHQFDGGRAFYTALGHFDEAYSNPLYLGHILAGIQYAMGNHVSLNYNKVKTSRYHE
- a CDS encoding GMC oxidoreductase, with protein sequence MNNYHYDAIVIGSGISGGWAAKELTEKGLKVLLLDRGRNIEHIKDYTNANKAPWELPHRDAPTQQAMGDRPVVYKSGALNESNPDYWANEKENPYTQIKPYTWRRGYQIGGRSLTWGRQSYRWSDFDFEANLKDGVGVDWPVRYKDIAPWYDYVERFAGISGSHENLPQLPDGQFLPPMEMNVLEKDVAARIAKLYPNERRMIIGRTANLTVPLHGRTNCQYRNRCALGCPFGGYFSTQAATLPAAMATGNLTVRPWSIVTQILYDKDTKKAKGVEVLDAETKLTYQYTAKIVFLNASTFNSAWILMHSATDIWPGGLGSSSNELGHNIMDHHVGGGAAGIAEGYGDKYYYGRRANGIYIPRYRNLFNEKRDYVRGFGYQGGAGRETWSREIPEIQVGGDFKDALAEPGQWSMSIVSFGEVLPYHENKLTIDKSIKDKWGLDTLAIDMELKDNERKMEIDMEADAIEMLEKAGLQNVKGFERHKNIGATHEMGSARMGYDAKTSVLNKWNQVWDAPNVFVTDGSFMASSSCVNPSLTYMAFTARAANYAVEQLKMGAL